Proteins encoded together in one Flavobacteriales bacterium window:
- a CDS encoding DUF2214 family protein, whose protein sequence is MLLPFLHLLALAIGIAAVYARGRALRRTTTAADLPDVFHADNWYGLAALIWIGTGLWRAFGGAEKGSDYYLESHWFIGKMGLFLLVLALELLPMITLIRWRAAFKRNSAIPLEKAPLLARLTFAQLPLLLLMVLMAAAMARGI, encoded by the coding sequence TTGCTGCTTCCGTTCCTGCATCTGCTGGCCCTCGCCATCGGCATCGCTGCCGTGTATGCCCGTGGCCGGGCATTGCGTCGCACCACCACTGCGGCCGACCTGCCCGACGTTTTCCACGCCGACAACTGGTATGGGCTCGCCGCGCTGATCTGGATCGGCACCGGGCTGTGGCGCGCCTTCGGCGGTGCGGAGAAAGGCAGCGATTACTACCTGGAGAGCCACTGGTTCATCGGCAAGATGGGCCTCTTCCTGCTCGTGCTCGCACTGGAACTGCTCCCCATGATCACGCTGATCCGTTGGCGCGCGGCCTTCAAGCGGAACAGCGCGATCCCGCTGGAGAAGGCGCCGCTCCTCGCACGGCTCACCTTCGCACAATTGCCCTTGCTCCTGCTCATGGTGCTCATGGCAGCGGCCATGGCGCGGGGGATCTGA
- a CDS encoding VCBS repeat-containing protein produces the protein MPKNVSSMVATLNPIGRVTQRVIFSSTILFLALPLTAQFGPPRVISQSPWWGFNYVHELADFDGDGDLDLLTGAQPITIFENTDNAGTFATATVIECWMPLLASELFVLDVNNDGLPDLIRRNPDGGPPIWERNMGGFQFAAGVDIPSLILFDVNGDGDQDAVSKSGSQLFISENDGAGNYSDPTAIAQLIGGNSDLYHLDVDGDGLDDLVFQPPGQSQHGVFRNLGNGTFAQTQTNAISQGSDFHVADVNSDGRMDLVHSTTGVSPYQWGYRPGQPDCTIGASQSLLLSTGTEAFLSSITMADVDGDGQKDLLTSLPNNLLVVRMQGNSAIAPSTSALPNQLGIISGQMSAGDIDGDGLDELVLVNEVFDIPGDGTLLHMPPVHAGVNTVPYFLSISDFDLDGRDDIMTGPFNFYQVGVYKNLGPGEFAPVKFSARLGNDWACDYIDMDDDGDLDVVSIRNDSVFLNTNSGSLNFQEQFLVSGSGLRSVRCADVDADGDVDMIVTGDTHHMRFRNIGGNEFQFMSNISALNYSFGEWHCLGFADIDHDGNPDLLVHQSDIVKWVKNNGAMSFGPKANLPNNFNADWIELRDINGDGSQDLLGGSGGSDGTTQWMPHISGSSYGASSSIVPSGICSQCWSLPLDYDRDGDVDVAVLRSGNNTGYLWLNDGLGAFTPGPSIIQAGWDIEGSAIFGYQRKFRAFDFDDDGDEDILLFSDAIQGRGARMAWVENYGADPFTLSGTVFGDMNANGEFDSGDFALPGSNITASPNGYVALGSSAGTYTLHSNNVDQTVSATLNLPFWSTLPVPPSYTVQPSPSAPDWTGLDFGFVPLVDTSLIHVDITIASAPCSAQNSLWVTLHNQGTRIESGTVTVALNNLFTYVSSAPAASTVNGATFTWSFNDLLPLSVLPIQIVITMPPAQSIGTVWTQTATVLTNGAGGGSPNSFIGSLDGTVACSYDPNDKLVEPAGYGVFGAIPLSTEELTYTIRFQNTGNAPAQDVMLRDQLHPHLDLTSLQVLAYSHLPTEIHVESAGELVVRFDGIQLPDTSADFTGSQGFIKMRFRLMPGLPHLTQVLNTAEIYFDLNEEVVTNTTTSTLVDCSLWEPAVNQLSNGQLTATEGDAYQWYLNNEPLFGETSQTIQPFGPGAYAVEVTSIFGCLAITAPIAITSVGSAFMPAGGLKLFPESGEHHCHRDSGSTSRAWCQSGPDGYPRTRFDHCPDAFAHGEHTL, from the coding sequence ATGCCGAAGAACGTTTCATCGATGGTCGCAACCCTCAACCCGATAGGCCGCGTGACTCAAAGGGTGATTTTCTCGAGCACCATTCTCTTTCTAGCTCTTCCACTGACGGCCCAGTTCGGTCCACCGCGGGTCATCAGCCAATCACCATGGTGGGGGTTCAACTATGTCCATGAATTAGCGGACTTTGATGGCGATGGGGACTTGGATCTGCTCACCGGCGCGCAGCCCATCACCATATTCGAAAACACAGATAATGCTGGCACGTTCGCAACTGCGACAGTCATAGAATGCTGGATGCCACTTCTCGCAAGTGAATTATTCGTACTGGACGTGAATAATGACGGACTTCCGGATTTGATTCGCCGCAATCCCGACGGTGGACCTCCTATTTGGGAACGCAACATGGGGGGATTCCAGTTCGCGGCCGGAGTTGATATCCCTTCCTTGATTCTCTTCGATGTGAATGGCGACGGCGATCAGGATGCTGTTTCGAAATCAGGCAGTCAGTTGTTCATTAGCGAGAATGACGGCGCGGGCAACTATTCGGATCCGACTGCGATTGCGCAACTCATTGGAGGGAACAGTGACCTCTACCATCTTGATGTCGATGGCGATGGGCTTGACGACCTCGTTTTTCAACCACCCGGTCAATCTCAGCACGGGGTTTTCAGGAATCTAGGCAATGGCACCTTCGCCCAAACACAGACGAATGCCATCAGTCAAGGCAGCGACTTCCATGTCGCAGATGTGAACAGTGACGGGAGAATGGACCTGGTCCATAGCACCACAGGAGTGTCTCCGTATCAATGGGGCTATAGGCCAGGGCAACCGGACTGCACCATCGGGGCTTCACAATCCCTGTTGCTTTCAACGGGCACCGAGGCATTCCTCTCTTCGATAACCATGGCCGACGTGGATGGAGATGGTCAAAAGGACCTCCTCACCTCTCTACCCAACAATCTCCTGGTCGTGCGCATGCAAGGGAACTCAGCCATTGCACCTTCCACCTCGGCGCTCCCCAACCAACTCGGAATCATTAGTGGCCAGATGAGCGCGGGGGACATCGACGGTGATGGCCTCGACGAACTCGTTCTAGTCAACGAGGTCTTCGACATTCCGGGCGATGGCACATTGCTGCACATGCCCCCAGTGCATGCAGGCGTCAACACAGTACCTTATTTCCTGAGCATTTCAGACTTTGACCTGGATGGGCGTGACGACATCATGACCGGACCCTTCAACTTCTATCAGGTCGGCGTCTATAAGAACCTGGGGCCTGGTGAATTCGCGCCCGTGAAGTTCTCCGCTCGTTTAGGCAATGATTGGGCCTGCGACTACATCGACATGGATGATGATGGCGACCTGGACGTCGTTTCTATACGGAATGACAGCGTGTTCCTGAACACGAATTCGGGGTCACTCAATTTCCAAGAGCAATTCCTTGTCAGCGGCTCAGGCCTTCGCTCAGTGCGTTGCGCTGATGTGGACGCGGACGGGGACGTCGATATGATCGTTACCGGGGACACGCACCACATGCGCTTCCGCAATATCGGAGGCAACGAGTTCCAGTTCATGAGCAATATCTCAGCACTTAATTACAGCTTCGGGGAATGGCATTGTCTTGGATTCGCAGACATAGACCACGACGGCAATCCAGATTTGCTGGTCCATCAATCCGATATTGTGAAATGGGTCAAGAACAACGGGGCGATGAGCTTCGGGCCCAAAGCGAATCTTCCCAATAACTTCAACGCGGATTGGATCGAGCTCCGCGACATCAACGGCGATGGATCGCAGGACCTTCTCGGAGGGAGCGGTGGATCCGATGGAACAACCCAATGGATGCCGCACATCAGTGGCTCAAGCTACGGCGCCAGCTCTTCCATCGTGCCGAGTGGCATATGCAGTCAGTGCTGGTCCTTGCCGCTCGATTACGATCGGGACGGCGATGTTGATGTAGCGGTACTGCGAAGCGGAAATAATACAGGCTATCTCTGGCTGAATGACGGGCTTGGTGCATTCACTCCGGGCCCTTCCATCATTCAGGCCGGTTGGGATATCGAAGGCTCCGCGATTTTCGGATATCAACGCAAGTTCCGTGCTTTCGACTTCGATGACGATGGTGACGAGGACATCCTGTTATTCTCAGACGCGATCCAAGGTCGCGGAGCCCGGATGGCATGGGTCGAGAATTATGGTGCGGACCCCTTCACGCTGAGCGGCACCGTTTTCGGCGACATGAATGCGAACGGCGAATTCGATTCGGGCGATTTCGCGCTGCCTGGATCGAATATCACGGCTTCGCCCAATGGATATGTCGCACTTGGCAGTTCCGCAGGCACCTACACCCTGCACTCGAACAATGTGGACCAGACCGTATCGGCAACCCTGAACCTTCCGTTCTGGTCAACCTTGCCCGTTCCTCCGAGCTATACCGTTCAGCCTTCGCCAAGCGCACCGGATTGGACCGGCCTCGACTTCGGATTCGTGCCTTTGGTTGATACGAGTCTGATCCATGTTGACATCACGATCGCATCTGCACCTTGCTCCGCGCAGAACTCGTTGTGGGTGACGCTGCACAATCAAGGGACACGGATTGAGTCAGGCACCGTTACCGTGGCGCTCAACAACCTGTTCACCTACGTCTCATCCGCGCCTGCGGCATCCACCGTGAACGGAGCGACTTTCACCTGGAGCTTCAACGACCTGTTGCCGTTGTCGGTGCTTCCGATTCAAATCGTTATCACCATGCCACCTGCACAGAGCATCGGCACCGTTTGGACCCAAACGGCGACAGTGCTGACCAATGGCGCTGGGGGAGGATCGCCGAACAGCTTCATAGGCAGCCTCGATGGCACCGTTGCATGCTCCTACGACCCCAATGACAAGCTGGTTGAACCTGCAGGCTACGGCGTATTCGGCGCAATCCCGCTCAGCACGGAGGAATTGACCTACACTATCCGCTTCCAGAATACGGGCAACGCACCCGCTCAGGATGTCATGTTGCGCGATCAGCTCCACCCTCATCTCGATCTGACAAGCCTTCAGGTGCTCGCCTACTCGCATCTTCCAACGGAAATCCACGTTGAGTCGGCCGGAGAATTGGTCGTTCGTTTCGATGGCATACAGCTACCTGACACCTCGGCTGATTTCACAGGCAGCCAAGGCTTCATCAAGATGAGATTCCGGCTGATGCCCGGTCTTCCGCATTTGACGCAAGTATTGAACACGGCAGAGATCTACTTCGACCTGAACGAGGAGGTCGTGACCAATACCACGACATCGACCTTAGTGGATTGCTCCTTGTGGGAACCGGCCGTCAATCAGCTTTCCAATGGTCAATTGACCGCTACTGAAGGGGATGCGTATCAATGGTACTTGAACAATGAGCCCTTGTTCGGGGAAACGAGTCAGACGATCCAGCCGTTCGGACCCGGCGCATACGCTGTTGAAGTGACGAGCATCTTTGGTTGCCTGGCCATCACTGCGCCCATCGCTATCACGTCCGTTGGAAGCGCATTCATGCCAGCGGGCGGCCTGAAGCTATTCCCCGAATCCGGCGAGCACCACTGCCACCGCGATTCTGGAAGCACCTCCCGAGCCTGGTGCCAGTCTGGCCCTGATGGATATCCGCGGACGCGCTTTGATCACTGTCCCGATGCGTTCGCGCATGGTGAGCATACCCTGTGA
- a CDS encoding DinB family protein yields MSQHTEAQFLARIVERSREYSRFYLSQLKGQDPHRVFVCEGKPLNSLFWIVAHMATTQNGLLLYSTGGPFKKFSWAKHFSVGGKGLPPEQCPPYEEVWATFKEVHEKAMDYLPTLTPEQLDAPNRTGLPLIGTTVRDAIIHAARHESLHTGHLTTLCKLYGIATV; encoded by the coding sequence ATGAGTCAGCACACCGAAGCCCAATTCCTCGCTCGCATCGTCGAACGCTCCCGGGAATACTCCCGATTCTACCTGAGCCAGCTCAAAGGCCAGGACCCTCATCGCGTCTTCGTTTGTGAAGGCAAGCCGCTGAATAGCCTGTTCTGGATCGTGGCCCACATGGCCACCACGCAGAATGGCCTGCTGCTCTACAGCACGGGTGGCCCGTTCAAGAAATTCAGCTGGGCCAAGCACTTCAGCGTCGGCGGCAAGGGTCTGCCGCCAGAGCAGTGCCCGCCATATGAGGAGGTGTGGGCCACTTTCAAGGAGGTGCATGAGAAAGCCATGGACTACCTGCCCACGCTCACGCCTGAGCAACTGGATGCACCCAATCGCACGGGCCTGCCGCTGATCGGGACGACGGTGCGCGACGCGATCATCCATGCGGCCCGGCACGAATCGCTTCACACGGGGCACCTCACCACCCTTTGCAAGCTCTACGGAATCGCCACCGTGTAG